The Actinomycetota bacterium genome includes the window CGTTGCGATTTAGAGGAGGAATAGTATGGAAATAAAAATAGATTTAGAAAAAGCCAATAAAATTATAGAAAAACATGGGAAAAATCCTGAAAAATTAATAGAAGTATTAAGTGAACTAAATAGTAAATATGGATATCTACCAAAACAGGTTTTGAAACAGGTTTCAAAATTCTTCGATTTACCTTTAAGTAGAATTTATGGTACTTCTTCTTTTTACACGATGCTTGCAACTGAACCCCTGGGTAAAAACATAATAAGATTTTGTGAAAATGCCCCCTGTCATGTTGTTGGAGCATCAAAAGTTTTGGAATCACTCGAAAAAGAATTAGGAATAAAAATTGGCGAAACAACAAAAGACAAAAAATTTACACTTTTAA containing:
- the nuoE gene encoding NADH-quinone oxidoreductase subunit NuoE; translated protein: MEIKIDLEKANKIIEKHGKNPEKLIEVLSELNSKYGYLPKQVLKQVSKFFDLPLSRIYGTSSFYTMLATEPLGKNIIRFCENAPCHVVGASKVLESLEKELGIKIGETTKDKKFTLLTTSCIGICGVGPVMVINNDVYGNLKPEDIPRILANYK